The Seleniivibrio woodruffii genome segment CCGCCCTGACAATGACGGCCAACGCAGAGGACGGCAGTTTCTCACTGGCTCCCGAAGCTGTCTGGACAGGCATCACCAACGCCGAGTTTAAGCTGAAAATCTATCTGCTGAGCGGAGGAGACAACACCGAGTTCGGCGAAAAGGTCATGGACAGACGGCTTGAGGCACGCTTTAAATACTACTTCTGATAAAAGCACCCGCCAGACAGAAAAGTGTCACAGCCCACACAGGTGTTTTCGAGAACATCAGCAGTCCGAAAGATGCGCAGAACAGCGCAAAGTCAGAAGCGGAAGCCACTCCCTTAACCCATACGGGGTCATAGAGTGCCGCTCCCAGTATCCCCACCACTGATGCGTTTATCCCCTTCATGGCCGCAGATGCGAACCGCTTCTCCGATATTCTGTCCCAGATGGGCATAACGGCGGGAATAAGCAGGAAAGTGGACATGAAAACAGCTGTCAGTGCGGCCAGTCCGCCGAGAAGACCGCCGGAAACCGTTCCGGCAAAGGACGCAAAGGTGAACAGAGGCCCCGGAACTATCTGTGCTATGCCGTATCCGGACAGGAACATTTCATCGGCCATGTAGCCTCCGGCGACTATCTCATCATGGAGAAGCGGCAGAACCACATGACCGCCTCCGAAAACAAGCGCACCCGCCCTATAGAACGTGTCGAAAAGTTTCAGACTCCTGCTGTCATACATTCCAGCAAGCACGGGAAGCAGGATCAAAAGACCGAAAAACAGCCCCAGAAGGAGCACAGCCGGCTTATAGCTGAAACTGCGGCTATTTTCAGGAGTTCTTTCCCCGCCCTCTCTGAACATGAAATAGCCCGCAATCCCTGCGGCAATAATCACAATGACCTGAACGAAAGGAAAGCGGAACACCGAAACCGCAAACAGAGCTGCAACGGCGACGAATCTTGTTTTTGTGTCGGGGCAGAGTTTTGTGCCCATAGCCCAGACAGCCTGCGCAACAACAGCCGCAGTCAGAATGAGAAGCCCTTTGACCGCAAACGAACTTCCGAAATCTGAAAACGATTTTAGTCCGTATGCCGCAGCGGTCATAACCGCAGCCGAAGGCAGGGTGAACCCCAGCCATGCGGCGTATGCACCGGCGATGCCGCCCCTTTTAAGCCCTATTCCGAAACCTGTCTGACTGCTCGCAGGCCCCGGGAGAAACTGGCAAAGAGCCGTCAGGGATGAAAATTCCTTTTCCGACAGCCACTTTTTCTTATTCACGAACTCGCTGTAAAAATATCCGAAATGAGCTATTGGGCCGCCGAAACTGCGAAGCCCCAGCCACAGGAAAGTCACGAAAATATCGGCAATATTTCTCATACTTTCTTATCCGAAAGAGAGTTATTGTTTCTGAGACATTTTTCCGCCCTGTTTCTGCACACGGCGGCGGTGTCTTCATCGCAGAAAGGGCAGAGTGCGAACTTATCCGTGAGTATCACGCTGTTCCCTTTTATTTTAACGCCCAGCCCTTTTATCTGTGCAAGCGTTCTGGAAAAGGTCTCGAATGACATTCCCAGATGACTTGCCACCAGATATCTGCTGAAAGGCATCACAAACTCTTCGGAATTTGCCCCCTGATAAAGCTGAAGCAGATAATAACCCGCCCTCTGGGTTGCGGATTTGATTGAAAGTCCGTCCAGCTGATAGAGAGCGTCTTTGTAATATTTTGCAAGGATATGAAGCAGGTTCACCGCAAAAACAGGATTTGTTGCCGCCATTTTTTCTATGGCGGAACGTTTGATATAAAGCACTTCCGAATTTTTCACAGCCGAAACACTTATGGGCGAGATTGAACCCATGAATATCACTGCGTCCATGCAGGTTTCGCCTCTGCCCAAAAGCCTTATGGCGTTCATGTTTCCTTCGCTTCCGGAACGAAAGGTCATAAGAGCGCCGTCCATAACATAAAGAAGGTGCTGGGGAATATCCCCCTGCTGAACCAGAAGCTGTCCTTTGGCATGCTTTTTAACACTGCCGTTCTGAAGGATCTCCGCTATTTCGCTGTCGGAAAGCCCTTTGAAAAACGATCTGTTCCTATGTTCTTCTGAGATAATGTCAATATTCATACGCTATTATAAAAGCTATTTCAGGAAGTTACAAGGCTTCACATTCTTTACTTTTTTGTTGATGCAGGTCAAATCCTGTGAATCTCCGTCCTGATATAGTTACTCCATGATCCTGAAAAGCTTTTTATTAAAAATACAGGAGTTTTATATGTCGAGGTACATTACGGAGTGGGACGTTGAAAATGCTCAGTTCTGGGAGCAGAAGGGCAGAAAAACGGCCGTAAGAAATCTTTTGATATCGATTCCGGCAATGCTTCTGGCATTTGCCGTGTGGATGATGTGGAGCATCGTCACCACAAAAATGAAGGAGTTCGGGTTCAACTTCGGACTGACGAATCCTTCCATGTCCCCCGAAGAGCTCACCGAAACCCTGAAAAAGGTCAACTCGCTTTACTACACCCTGCCCGCCATAGCGGGACTTTCGGGAGCCACACTCAGGATTCCCAACTCGTTTCTGATAGCACTCAGCGGCGGACGTAACGTTATCTTCACGGTGACCTCCCTTCTGCTGATACCCTGCGCAGGGATAGGCTTCGCCCTGAGAGACGTAAACACGCCCTATTATGTTTTTGCGGTTCTGGCGGCACTCTCCGGTCTGGGCGGCGGCAGTTTCGCATCGTCCATGAGCAACATAAGCTTCTTTTTTCCAAAAAGGATGCAGGGAACATCGCTGGGGCTTAACGCCGGAATAGGAAATCTGGGTGTGGGAGTGATGCAGAAGGCTGTTCCGTGGGTGACAGGTATTGCACTTTTCAGCGCATTCGACAGCACGGGGGCAGTGACAAATTCAGCCATTTCAGGAGTTCAGAACGCAGGATGGCTCTGGGTGATCCCCATAGCTCTGCTGGCTCTGGCGGCCTTTTTCGGCATGAACAACCTGCGGATCGCAACCCCCGGCATGCCCTCGACACTGGCGGGCGTTGCAAAGACCCTCTATCTGCTTGGCATAGGTCTCACCTCAACGGGTATAGGGGCATATCTTCTGATAGGCCTCGGGCTTAACATGTGGGCGGTTCTGCCGCTGGTGGTGATAATGACGCTTCTGCTGATGCGCTATGCCACCCCGAAAGAGATAAAGGGCGGTCTCAGCAAACAGTTCGCCATTCTCCGCCTGAAACATAACTGGATAATGACAGTACTCTACACCATGACATTCGGCTCGTTCATCGGCTTTTCGGCCGCATTTCCGAAGCTGTGTCAGGATATATTCGTATACACCAACCCCAGCGACCCAGGCTTCATGAACCCCAACGCTCCGGATTTCCTCTTCTGGGTATTTCTGGGGCCTGTTCTCGGTGCGGGCGTTCGTCCTCTGGGCGGCTGGCTTGCGGACAAGGTCAACAGCGGGGCGAAAATAACCGCCGTCAGCACTGTTTTTCAGATATGCGCAACTCTGGCAGTGGCCTATTTCATAAAGGCGGCGAAGAACAGCCCCACCCCCGAAGATTACTGGTGGCCGTTCTTCATCATGTTCATGGCTCTTTTCATTACAACCGGAATAGGCAACGGCTCAACCTTCCGAAGCATCCCCTACATATTCAGCAGGGAGCATGCGGGGCCTGTCCTCGGCTGGACATCCGCCATAGCGGCATACGGAGCTTTCCTGATTCCCGGTATCTTCGGACAGCAGATAGCCGCCGGAACACCCGAAAATGCATTATACGGCTTTGCGGTCTTCTATGTGGTCTGCCTTTTCATAAACTGGTGGAACTATCAGAGACCCGGCGCAGAAATAAAGAATCCCTGACACTGCAAAGGAGGCAACATGAGATCATTACTTTTGGCTGCTGTATTGTTTTTGTTCATACAGCAGGGATATGCAAAACAGCCGGACAGCACCTTCGCAAAACCTTTCAGAGACGGCTCGCCTGCATGCACATCCTGCCACTCCATAGCGGCGGCGGGCTACACTGCGACGGCATGGGGGCCCGACATAAGCGGTCTTGCGGATATGCTGGGCGACGACCCTCAGGGATGGGCTGACTTTGCAAAGAGCAGCGGCATCCCCGCAATGGATGCGGCATATGCAGGAAGCAGGCTCACCGCTGAGGATTTCAGAGATCTTGCGGCGGCCTATGCGGCACTCCCCCCCGCAGAGGGCGAACCGAAGCTCACAGGCAGGGAGATAGCAGGCTACGCAGTTCTGGTTCTTTTGATAACGGCAGGACTGGCAAAGATCATATTCCGCAGAAACCCCGAACTGGAGAACGACTGATGAGCACAAAAATAAAAAAGAACGACTGGTTTCAGAAGATTAGAAAAAGCTCCGACCGAAGCTGGGAGGAGATATACCGAAACAGATGGCAGCACGACAAGATAGTCCGCAGTACCCACGGGGTCAACTGCACAGGAAGCTGCAGCTGGAACATATACGTCAAGGACGGACTGGTGATAGGCGAGGCGCAGGCCACCGACTATCCATCCATCGGCGGGGAGATCCCCGGAACCGAGCCCAGAGGCTGTGCCAGAGGCGCAAGTTTCTCATGGTATCTCTATAACCCCATGCGGGTGAAGTTTCCCTATATGCGGGGCGCACTGGTCGACCTCTGGAACGAAGCCAGAAACAGACACAGTGATCCTGTTCAGGCATGGGCGAGTATAATGGAGAACCCTGAGAAACGCTCCGCTTACATCTCCCGCAGGGGAAAGGGCGGATTCCGCAGGGTCAGCAGGGAGCTTGCCGAGGAGCTGATCGCCGCATCCAACATCTACACAATAAAGAAGTACGGCCCCGACAGGATAATAGGCTTTTCGCCCATTCCCGCCATGTCTCAGGTGAGCTATGCCGCCGGAAGCCGATATCTTAACCTCATCGGCGGGGTTGTCATGAGCTTTTACGACTGGTATTGCGACCTCCCATGCGCATCGCCGCAGGTTTGGGGCGACCAGACCGACGTATGCGAAAGTGCCGACTGGTTCAACGCAGGATACATAGTAGTAATGGGTTCAAACGTAAGCGTGACCCGTACTCCCGATGCACACTATCTGAGAGAGTGCAGACACAAAGGCACAAAGGTCGTCGTTATGTCCCCTGACTACAGCACGGTGACAAACACAGCAGACCTCTGGGTTCCCCTGAAAAAAGGCGAGGACGGAGCTTTCTGGCTGGCGGTTAACCACGTTATCCTCAACGAGTTCTACAACAGGAAAAAAACCGAATATTTTGAAGAATATACAAGAACATACACCGACCTGCCCTTCCTCGTCTGTCTGGACAAAGACGGCGAAAACCTTTCAGCAGGCAAATTTCTGAGAGCGTCCGACATGGCGGCTTTCTCCGGCGAGGAGAAGGCGGAATGGAAGATGGCCGTTCTGGACGAGAACACCGGAGATATATGCTTCCCTCTGGGCACAGCAGGCTACCACTACGCCGAAGAGGACAAAAACAAAAAGAAATGGCGGCTTGACCCCGTCTGCGGAATCACCGGAAAAGAGTTCCGCCCCGCTCTCTCACTTCTTGAGAGAACCGACAAAAGGGCGAAGATCAGAATCCCCGTTTTCTACGGCGACAAAAAGAGCTTCCTGCGTGAAGTTCCCGCCGTTGAGATAGACACCGCCGAAGGGAAAAAACTGGTTACAACGGTGTTCGACCTTCTCAACGCCCAGATGGGCGTTGGCAGAGGACTGGGCGGAGACTATCCCGCAGACTACTCAGATGCGTCATCATATACCCCAGCATGGCAGGAGAAGCTGACGGGCATAAAGGCCGAAACTGTCATTCAGGTTGCCAGAGAATTTGCGGAGAACGCCGAAAAGACCCGTGGAAAATCCATGGTGATAATCGGTGCGGGGATAAACCACTGGTTCCATCAGGATCTGATGTACCGCACGGCCATAATGGGGCTGATGCTCACAGGTTCCGTGGGTGTGAACGGCGGCGGACTGGCACACTATGTGGGTCAGGAGAAGGTCGCCATGATATCCTCATGGTCAACGATCGCCATGGCAGGGGACTGGCAGAAGCCGCCGAGGCTCCAGAACACCCCCTCGTTCTGGTATATGCACTCCGACCAGTGGAGATATGAGAACAGCGTCTTCGATTATTTCGAAGTTCCCGATAAAAATGACTTCAAAGAGAGACACAACGCCGATTTCACAGCCAAGGCAGTCCGTCTGGGCTGGCTCCCCTTCTATCCCAGCTTTGCGGAAAACCCCCTTTCGCTGGGCAGTGCGGAAAAGCCTGCGGACAACGTTGTAAACAGACTGAAAGACGGCTCGATGAAATTCGCATCCGAAGAACCCGACAGAGAGCAGAACTGGCCGAGAAACTGGTTCATCTGGCGGGCGAACGCAATAGCGTCCAGCTCCAAAGGGCACGAATATTTCATGAAGCACGTTCTGGGCGCATCGGACAACCTTGATGCCGAAGAGGTGGCGACAAGACTTCAGACCGTATCTGCGGAGGGCAAAGCTCCCTCGGCCAAGATGGATCTCATCGTGGATATCAATTTCCGCATGGACACCTCCGCAATGTTCTCGGATATCATCCTCCCCGCCGCCACATGGTATGAAAAGGAGGATCTGAACACCACGGATATGCACACCTTCGTGCACCCCATGAAAAAGGCAGTGGCTCCCCTCTGGGAGTCCATGAGCGACTGGGACACTTTTAAAGGTATAGCTGAAAAGTTCAGCGAAATGGCAAAGCAGCATTTCAGGGAACCGGTTAAAGACCTTGTGTCGGTTCCGCTGATGCACGATTCGCCTGACGAGATAACCCAGCCCTCGGTAAAGGACTGGAAATACGGCGAAGCGGAAATGATACCCGGCAAGACCATGCCGAAATTCATCGTGGTTGAGCGGGACTATAAAGAGATATACAGCAAGTTCACTTCTCTGGGGCCAAACGCAGGCAAAATGCTTTCCGGTCACGGCGTAAGCTGGAACTCGGAGCAGGAATATGCCGAGCTTAAGGCTATGAACGGCACAAAAAATGCCGCAGGTCACGAATGCCCCGACCTCAGCGAAGACGTACACGCAATAAACGCCATCCTGCACATGGCTCCCGAAGGCAACAGCGCAGTAGCGAAACGTGCCTTCGGAAGACTGCAGGAATCAACAGGCATAGACTTTTCGCCCCTTACAAAAGATGCTGGGAAGAACCGCATGAGCCTCGATGACATAACCGCACAGCCCCGCAGGATACACACATCCCCATGCTGGAGCGGCATAATCGAAGAGGGACGCCCATATTCCGCCTTCACAATAAACACCGAGTTCAGAAAGCCGTGGCACACACTCACAGGCAGACAGCAGTTCTACCTTGACCACGAGTGGTACATCAAGGCGGGTGAAGCGTTCGGCATATACAAGCGGAACCTTTCGGAAGCATCCCTGAACGAGCTGGACGAAAACAGCACAGGGCTTAAGCTCAACTACCACACGCCCCACGGCAAATGGAACATCCACTCCACGTTCTTCGACAACCTGCGGATGCTGACCCTCTCCAGAGGCGGACAGGTGATCTGGCTGAGCAACAAAGACGCAGAAGAGCACGGCATAGCCGACAACGACTGGGTGGAGGTTCACAACAAGAACGGCACGGTGGTCTGCAAAACCGTTGTCTCCGCCAGAATGCCCCGTGGTGCATGCTACATCTACCACGCCACGGAACGCACCATAAACGTTCCCATAGCCGAACGCACGGGCAACAGGGGCGGCAGCCACAACAGCCTTACCAGAGTCAGGCTTAAGCCATTGTGCATGGTGGGCGGCTACGGCCAGTTCAGCTACTATTTCAACTACTGGGGGCCCACAGGCGTGAACAGAGACAGCTACGTCATAGTTAAAAAACTCGATAAAGTGAGGTTCTGATATGGAAGTAAGAGCACAGCTTTCAATGGTGCTGAATCTCGATAAATGCATCGGATGCCACGCATGCAGCGTCGCCTGCAAAAACATGTGGACCAACCGCAAGGGTGCGGAATACATGTGGTGGAACAACGTCGAGACCAAGCCGGGAACAGGATATCCCTCCTCATGGGAGGATCAGAACAAATACAACGGAGGCTGGGAAAAGACCGCAAGCGGCATGAAACTGAAAATGGGCGGACAGGCAAAGCTCTTTTCAAGGATATTCTACAACCCCGACCAGCCGGTTATGAAAAACTACTACGAGCCATGGACATATCAGTTTGAAAATCTGATAAATGCGCCCGACGGCGATGTTCTGCCCACTGCAAGAGCGGTTTCGCAGATAACGGGCGAATTTATGGACATAAAAAAAGGCCCCAACTGGGATGACGACCTCTCAGGCTCCGACCTCTATGCCGTCAACGACCCGAACCTGACGCAGGAGGAACAGCAGATGATAAGGGATTTCGAAACGGTATTCATGTTTCATCTGCCCCGTCTCTGCAACCATTGTCTCAATCCGGCATGCGCCGCTTCCTGCCCCTCCGGCGCTATCTACAAGC includes the following:
- the chrA gene encoding chromate efflux transporter, giving the protein MRNIADIFVTFLWLGLRSFGGPIAHFGYFYSEFVNKKKWLSEKEFSSLTALCQFLPGPASSQTGFGIGLKRGGIAGAYAAWLGFTLPSAAVMTAAAYGLKSFSDFGSSFAVKGLLILTAAVVAQAVWAMGTKLCPDTKTRFVAVAALFAVSVFRFPFVQVIVIIAAGIAGYFMFREGGERTPENSRSFSYKPAVLLLGLFFGLLILLPVLAGMYDSRSLKLFDTFYRAGALVFGGGHVVLPLLHDEIVAGGYMADEMFLSGYGIAQIVPGPLFTFASFAGTVSGGLLGGLAALTAVFMSTFLLIPAVMPIWDRISEKRFASAAMKGINASVVGILGAALYDPVWVKGVASASDFALFCASFGLLMFSKTPVWAVTLFCLAGAFIRSSI
- a CDS encoding NarK/NasA family nitrate transporter, which encodes MSRYITEWDVENAQFWEQKGRKTAVRNLLISIPAMLLAFAVWMMWSIVTTKMKEFGFNFGLTNPSMSPEELTETLKKVNSLYYTLPAIAGLSGATLRIPNSFLIALSGGRNVIFTVTSLLLIPCAGIGFALRDVNTPYYVFAVLAALSGLGGGSFASSMSNISFFFPKRMQGTSLGLNAGIGNLGVGVMQKAVPWVTGIALFSAFDSTGAVTNSAISGVQNAGWLWVIPIALLALAAFFGMNNLRIATPGMPSTLAGVAKTLYLLGIGLTSTGIGAYLLIGLGLNMWAVLPLVVIMTLLLMRYATPKEIKGGLSKQFAILRLKHNWIMTVLYTMTFGSFIGFSAAFPKLCQDIFVYTNPSDPGFMNPNAPDFLFWVFLGPVLGAGVRPLGGWLADKVNSGAKITAVSTVFQICATLAVAYFIKAAKNSPTPEDYWWPFFIMFMALFITTGIGNGSTFRSIPYIFSREHAGPVLGWTSAIAAYGAFLIPGIFGQQIAAGTPENALYGFAVFYVVCLFINWWNYQRPGAEIKNP
- a CDS encoding Crp/Fnr family transcriptional regulator, whose translation is MNIDIISEEHRNRSFFKGLSDSEIAEILQNGSVKKHAKGQLLVQQGDIPQHLLYVMDGALMTFRSGSEGNMNAIRLLGRGETCMDAVIFMGSISPISVSAVKNSEVLYIKRSAIEKMAATNPVFAVNLLHILAKYYKDALYQLDGLSIKSATQRAGYYLLQLYQGANSEEFVMPFSRYLVASHLGMSFETFSRTLAQIKGLGVKIKGNSVILTDKFALCPFCDEDTAAVCRNRAEKCLRNNNSLSDKKV
- a CDS encoding nitrate reductase subunit alpha; protein product: MSTKIKKNDWFQKIRKSSDRSWEEIYRNRWQHDKIVRSTHGVNCTGSCSWNIYVKDGLVIGEAQATDYPSIGGEIPGTEPRGCARGASFSWYLYNPMRVKFPYMRGALVDLWNEARNRHSDPVQAWASIMENPEKRSAYISRRGKGGFRRVSRELAEELIAASNIYTIKKYGPDRIIGFSPIPAMSQVSYAAGSRYLNLIGGVVMSFYDWYCDLPCASPQVWGDQTDVCESADWFNAGYIVVMGSNVSVTRTPDAHYLRECRHKGTKVVVMSPDYSTVTNTADLWVPLKKGEDGAFWLAVNHVILNEFYNRKKTEYFEEYTRTYTDLPFLVCLDKDGENLSAGKFLRASDMAAFSGEEKAEWKMAVLDENTGDICFPLGTAGYHYAEEDKNKKKWRLDPVCGITGKEFRPALSLLERTDKRAKIRIPVFYGDKKSFLREVPAVEIDTAEGKKLVTTVFDLLNAQMGVGRGLGGDYPADYSDASSYTPAWQEKLTGIKAETVIQVAREFAENAEKTRGKSMVIIGAGINHWFHQDLMYRTAIMGLMLTGSVGVNGGGLAHYVGQEKVAMISSWSTIAMAGDWQKPPRLQNTPSFWYMHSDQWRYENSVFDYFEVPDKNDFKERHNADFTAKAVRLGWLPFYPSFAENPLSLGSAEKPADNVVNRLKDGSMKFASEEPDREQNWPRNWFIWRANAIASSSKGHEYFMKHVLGASDNLDAEEVATRLQTVSAEGKAPSAKMDLIVDINFRMDTSAMFSDIILPAATWYEKEDLNTTDMHTFVHPMKKAVAPLWESMSDWDTFKGIAEKFSEMAKQHFREPVKDLVSVPLMHDSPDEITQPSVKDWKYGEAEMIPGKTMPKFIVVERDYKEIYSKFTSLGPNAGKMLSGHGVSWNSEQEYAELKAMNGTKNAAGHECPDLSEDVHAINAILHMAPEGNSAVAKRAFGRLQESTGIDFSPLTKDAGKNRMSLDDITAQPRRIHTSPCWSGIIEEGRPYSAFTINTEFRKPWHTLTGRQQFYLDHEWYIKAGEAFGIYKRNLSEASLNELDENSTGLKLNYHTPHGKWNIHSTFFDNLRMLTLSRGGQVIWLSNKDAEEHGIADNDWVEVHNKNGTVVCKTVVSARMPRGACYIYHATERTINVPIAERTGNRGGSHNSLTRVRLKPLCMVGGYGQFSYYFNYWGPTGVNRDSYVIVKKLDKVRF